The proteins below are encoded in one region of Desulfobaccales bacterium:
- a CDS encoding formate--tetrahydrofolate ligase: MAKYDPVTMKDWQIAEIAEAEMIPFDDMCEMLGIPKDERIPYGQKIGRVDYLKCLERLKDKPDGYYIDVTAITPTPLGEGKSTTSLGLIEGLGKRGVNVGGALRQPSGGPTMNIKGTAAGGGISLLIPMTEFSLGLTGDINNIMNAHNLAMVAATSRLMHEFNYTDEQLAKRNLKRLDIDPKNFEMGWVIDYCAQALRNIIIGIGGKMDGFMMASKFGIAVSSEVMAILSITTSLADMKERLNNITVCYDKRGNPITTGDLEVGNAMTAWMVPSINPTLMQSVEKQPVFIHAGPFANIAVGQSSIIADQLGLKLFDYHVTESGFGADIGFEKFWNVKCRFSGLKPHVAVLTTTVRGLKHHGVNAGALPCPPGKPVPKEYFEASPQTFKWLEDGVANAVHHIRTIKKAGINPVVCINAFHFDSKEEHDLIRRVCEAEGARVAVSKHWQFGGEGALEFADAVMDACKEKNDFKFLYPNEMPLRQRVEVIAKEVYGADGVDFLPEAAAKAERFEKDPKYNEYATMMVKTHLSLSHDPTKKGVPKGWRLPVRDFLVFSGAKFICPVCGAISLMPGTSSDPAFRRVDVDVKTGKVIGLF, from the coding sequence ATGGCGAAGTATGATCCGGTCACCATGAAAGACTGGCAGATCGCCGAGATCGCCGAAGCGGAGATGATCCCCTTCGACGACATGTGCGAGATGCTGGGCATCCCCAAGGACGAGCGCATCCCTTACGGGCAGAAAATCGGTCGGGTTGATTACCTGAAATGCCTGGAGCGCCTGAAGGACAAGCCCGACGGCTACTACATCGACGTCACCGCCATCACCCCCACCCCTCTGGGGGAAGGCAAATCCACCACCTCCCTGGGCCTCATTGAGGGTCTGGGCAAACGGGGGGTGAACGTGGGCGGGGCGCTCCGTCAGCCCTCCGGCGGCCCCACCATGAACATCAAAGGCACCGCGGCCGGCGGCGGCATTTCGCTCCTCATCCCCATGACCGAGTTCTCCCTGGGGCTGACGGGCGACATCAACAACATCATGAACGCCCACAACCTGGCCATGGTGGCCGCCACTTCCCGGCTGATGCACGAATTCAACTACACCGACGAGCAGCTGGCGAAGCGGAACCTGAAGCGCCTGGACATCGACCCCAAAAACTTCGAGATGGGCTGGGTCATTGACTACTGTGCCCAGGCGCTGCGCAACATCATCATCGGCATCGGCGGCAAGATGGACGGCTTCATGATGGCCTCCAAGTTCGGCATTGCGGTGTCCTCGGAGGTCATGGCCATCCTGTCCATCACCACCTCCCTGGCCGACATGAAGGAGCGCCTCAACAACATCACCGTCTGCTACGACAAGCGGGGCAACCCCATCACCACCGGCGACCTGGAAGTGGGCAACGCCATGACCGCCTGGATGGTGCCCTCCATCAATCCCACCCTCATGCAGTCGGTGGAGAAGCAGCCGGTCTTCATCCATGCCGGCCCCTTCGCCAACATCGCGGTGGGCCAGAGCTCCATCATCGCCGACCAGCTGGGCCTGAAGCTCTTTGACTACCACGTCACCGAGTCCGGCTTCGGCGCCGACATCGGCTTTGAGAAGTTCTGGAACGTGAAATGCCGCTTCAGCGGCCTCAAACCCCATGTGGCGGTGCTCACCACCACGGTGCGGGGTCTCAAACACCACGGCGTCAACGCCGGGGCTCTGCCCTGCCCGCCCGGCAAGCCGGTGCCCAAGGAATACTTCGAGGCGTCGCCCCAGACCTTCAAGTGGCTGGAGGACGGGGTGGCCAACGCGGTGCACCATATCCGCACCATCAAGAAGGCCGGCATCAACCCGGTGGTGTGCATCAACGCCTTCCATTTCGACTCCAAGGAAGAGCACGACCTCATCCGCCGCGTGTGCGAGGCCGAAGGCGCCCGGGTGGCGGTGTCCAAGCACTGGCAGTTCGGCGGCGAAGGCGCCCTGGAGTTCGCCGACGCGGTCATGGACGCCTGCAAAGAGAAGAACGACTTCAAGTTCCTCTATCCCAATGAGATGCCCCTGCGCCAGCGGGTGGAAGTCATCGCCAAGGAAGTGTACGGGGCCGACGGCGTGGACTTCCTCCCCGAGGCGGCGGCCAAGGCCGAGCGTTTCGAGAAGGATCCCAAGTACAACGAGTACGCCACCATGATGGTGAAGACCCACCTGAGCCTCAGCCACGACCCCACCAAGAAGGGTGTGCCCAAGGGCTGGCGGCTGCCGGTGCGGGACTTCCTGGTGTTCAGCGGCGCCAAGTTCATCTGCCCGGTGTGCGGCGCCATCAGCCTCATGCCCGGCACCAGCTCCGACCCGGCCTTCCGGCGGGTGGATGTGGACGTCAAGACCGGCAAGGTCATCGGCCTGTTCTAA
- a CDS encoding Coenzyme F420 hydrogenase/dehydrogenase, beta subunit C-terminal domain: MKTFFHLIQEVQKPGLCHHCGGCVTFCTAINYGALELGEDGRPRYKDIEKCIECGLCYSICPEIHELDEETKRLVSWSAPMGRILSTQVARATDPTVLARGTDGGVVTALLLHLFDLGRIDGAIVSRKAGEFRRWPWLAVSREEILDAAGFHFDTIHGMTHFSKVYASLETSTFSPSIMELGEVAKKRLNRVAFVGTPCQINALRRMEVLGIVPAGSITVHLGLFCTGNFHFGEAERRRLMELGDFRWEEVRKINVKETLMVHLKSGELRTIPLDKLEFMKRYACQYCDDYAAEYADLSFGGIGAPEGWTTVIVRSPLGRAILADARGVDVEVGSQQMAHQALNVVMEWSDKKKERAAERHAELERRAVKVKG; the protein is encoded by the coding sequence ATGAAGACATTTTTTCACCTCATCCAGGAGGTGCAGAAGCCGGGGCTGTGCCACCATTGCGGCGGCTGCGTGACCTTCTGCACCGCCATCAACTACGGCGCCCTGGAGCTGGGGGAGGATGGCCGCCCCCGCTACAAGGACATCGAAAAGTGCATTGAGTGCGGCCTGTGCTATTCCATCTGCCCGGAGATTCATGAGCTGGACGAGGAGACCAAGCGCCTGGTGTCCTGGAGTGCGCCCATGGGCCGCATCCTCAGCACCCAGGTGGCCCGGGCCACAGACCCCACGGTGTTGGCCCGGGGCACGGACGGCGGGGTGGTCACCGCCCTGCTCTTGCATCTCTTTGATCTGGGCCGCATTGACGGCGCCATTGTCAGCCGCAAGGCGGGGGAATTCCGCCGCTGGCCCTGGCTGGCCGTCAGCCGGGAGGAGATCCTGGACGCGGCCGGGTTCCATTTCGACACCATTCACGGCATGACCCATTTCTCCAAGGTCTATGCCTCCTTGGAGACCAGCACTTTTTCCCCTTCCATCATGGAGTTGGGGGAGGTGGCCAAAAAGCGCTTGAATCGGGTGGCCTTCGTGGGCACGCCCTGCCAGATCAATGCCTTGCGGCGCATGGAGGTCCTGGGGATTGTGCCGGCGGGGTCCATCACGGTGCACCTGGGGCTCTTTTGCACCGGCAACTTCCATTTCGGCGAGGCCGAGCGCCGGCGTCTCATGGAGCTGGGGGACTTTCGCTGGGAAGAGGTGCGCAAGATCAACGTCAAGGAAACCCTCATGGTGCACCTGAAATCCGGGGAGTTGCGCACCATCCCTCTGGACAAGCTGGAGTTCATGAAGCGCTACGCCTGCCAGTACTGTGATGATTATGCCGCCGAATATGCGGACCTGTCCTTCGGCGGCATCGGGGCGCCGGAGGGCTGGACCACGGTAATTGTGCGTTCGCCGTTGGGACGGGCCATCCTGGCCGACGCCCGGGGGGTGGACGTGGAGGTGGGGAGCCAGCAGATGGCCCATCAGGCCCTCAACGTGGTCATGGAGTGGTCCGACAAAAAGAAAGAGCGGGCGGCCGAACGGCATGCCGAGTTGGAGCGCCGCGCCGTCAAGGTCAAGGGTTAA
- a CDS encoding CoB--CoM heterodisulfide reductase iron-sulfur subunit A family protein has translation MTGNVVGSVMVVGGGIAGIQAALDLADSGYYVHLVEAKAGIGGKMAQLDKTYPTNDCAMUILSPKLVECGRHLNIELHTLSQVAEIQGGPGNFTVTLQKAPRYVDPDKCIACGLCAEKCPKKVADDYNLGVGKRKAIYIYYSQTVPLKYAIDPDACLYFVKGKCKACEKFCPTGAINFDDPGETVTLKVGALILAPGYRPFDPRVLAPYGYGHTPDVVTGLEYERLLSAGGPFQGHLVRPSDHQEPRKVAWIQCVGSRSQDGRGKPYCSTVCCMYAVKQALVTADHVPAAETTIFYMDLRAHNKEFERYYVNAQAKGVRFVKARPHTILPGPKNRGVKVEYIGEDGRMRLEDFDLAVLSVGLEAPDAAQDLARTAALDLNQFRFVDTSGFNPVATSRPGIYVCGAAESPKSIPRAVMDASAAAAEAARTLVMARGTLTREKTYPPERDVAGEEPRIGVFICSCGINIAGVIDVKELADYARSLPHVAFVENNLFTCSTDTQDLLAAKIRELNLNRIVIAACTPRTHEALFQDTLREAGLNPYLVEMANIRNQGSWVHQHNPEYATRKAKDQVRMAVAKAALDYPLARAAVPVVQQALVVGGGVAGMTAALELAEQGYTVTLLEKTDKLGGNAWHLNRTWKGEEVRPFLTALIAQVENHPKIQILKQAELKSVSGSVGNFTSDIAVAGESRTLSYGVAVLAIGGQEYKPEEYLYGQHPRVLTALEMDALLREKPADLKAAGPVAFIQCVGSREPGRMYCSRTCCTHSVENAIRLKELDPDKPVYILYRDLRTYGLRETLYTKARELGVIFIQYTLENKPKVSEADGRLQVTVTDPILGLPVRLSPDYLVLASGIRPNDTHGLVELFKLSVNEDGFLNEAHPKLRPVDSTVDGVFLAGLCHHPKPLEEAVSQAKAAVTRAGIILAKSAMELDAIKSEVTSHCDGCGLCVDVCPYLALKLEDYQGEDGRRHRRVVSDKALCKGCGLCEATCPKEGITVHGFTLPQLEAQVDAVLEVL, from the coding sequence ATGACAGGAAATGTGGTGGGTTCGGTCATGGTGGTGGGCGGCGGCATCGCCGGCATCCAGGCCGCCCTGGACCTGGCCGACTCCGGTTACTATGTTCACCTGGTGGAGGCCAAGGCCGGCATCGGCGGCAAGATGGCCCAACTGGACAAGACCTACCCGACCAACGACTGCGCCATGTGAATTCTGTCGCCCAAGTTGGTCGAGTGCGGTCGGCACTTGAACATTGAGTTGCACACGCTGTCTCAGGTGGCCGAGATCCAGGGCGGCCCCGGCAATTTCACCGTCACCCTCCAGAAAGCCCCCCGGTATGTGGACCCGGACAAGTGCATCGCCTGCGGGCTGTGCGCCGAAAAATGCCCCAAAAAGGTGGCCGACGACTACAACCTGGGGGTGGGCAAACGCAAGGCCATCTACATCTACTACAGCCAGACGGTTCCTCTAAAATACGCCATCGACCCCGACGCCTGCCTCTACTTTGTCAAGGGCAAGTGCAAGGCCTGCGAGAAGTTCTGCCCCACCGGCGCCATCAACTTTGACGACCCCGGCGAGACCGTCACCCTGAAGGTGGGGGCCCTGATTCTGGCCCCGGGCTACCGCCCCTTCGACCCCCGGGTGCTGGCCCCATACGGCTACGGCCACACCCCGGATGTGGTCACCGGCCTCGAGTACGAGCGCCTGCTCTCCGCCGGCGGCCCCTTCCAGGGGCATCTGGTGCGGCCCTCGGACCACCAGGAACCCCGGAAGGTGGCCTGGATCCAGTGCGTGGGCTCCCGCAGCCAGGACGGCCGGGGCAAACCCTACTGCTCCACCGTCTGCTGCATGTATGCGGTGAAGCAGGCCTTGGTCACCGCCGATCATGTGCCCGCAGCGGAGACCACCATCTTCTACATGGACTTGAGGGCTCATAACAAGGAGTTTGAGCGCTACTACGTCAACGCCCAGGCCAAGGGGGTGCGCTTCGTCAAAGCCCGGCCCCACACCATCCTTCCCGGCCCCAAAAACCGGGGGGTCAAGGTGGAATATATCGGGGAAGACGGGCGCATGCGCCTGGAGGACTTCGACCTGGCGGTACTCTCCGTGGGCCTGGAGGCGCCGGATGCCGCCCAGGACCTGGCCCGCACTGCCGCCCTGGACCTGAACCAGTTCCGCTTTGTGGACACCAGCGGCTTCAACCCGGTGGCCACCTCCCGGCCCGGCATCTATGTCTGCGGCGCCGCCGAATCCCCCAAATCCATCCCCCGCGCGGTGATGGACGCCTCCGCCGCCGCCGCCGAAGCGGCCCGGACCCTGGTCATGGCCCGGGGCACCCTCACCCGGGAGAAGACCTACCCGCCGGAGCGGGACGTGGCGGGGGAAGAACCCCGCATCGGGGTTTTCATCTGCTCCTGCGGCATCAATATCGCCGGGGTCATCGACGTCAAGGAGCTGGCCGACTACGCCCGCAGCCTGCCGCATGTGGCCTTCGTGGAGAACAACCTCTTCACCTGCTCCACCGACACCCAGGACCTCCTCGCCGCCAAGATCCGGGAGCTCAACCTCAACCGCATCGTCATCGCCGCCTGCACTCCCCGCACCCATGAGGCCCTGTTCCAGGACACCCTGAGGGAGGCGGGCCTCAACCCCTATCTGGTGGAGATGGCCAACATCCGCAACCAGGGCTCCTGGGTGCATCAGCACAATCCCGAGTACGCCACCCGCAAGGCCAAGGACCAGGTGCGCATGGCGGTGGCCAAGGCGGCCCTGGATTACCCTCTCGCCCGGGCCGCGGTGCCGGTGGTGCAGCAGGCCCTGGTGGTGGGCGGAGGCGTGGCGGGCATGACCGCCGCCCTGGAGCTGGCGGAACAGGGTTACACCGTCACCCTGCTCGAGAAAACCGACAAGCTGGGCGGCAACGCCTGGCACCTCAACCGCACCTGGAAGGGCGAGGAGGTGCGGCCCTTCCTCACCGCCCTCATCGCCCAGGTGGAAAACCATCCTAAAATTCAGATCCTCAAACAGGCGGAACTGAAGAGCGTCTCTGGTTCAGTGGGGAATTTCACCAGCGACATCGCCGTGGCCGGAGAGAGCCGCACCCTCTCCTACGGCGTGGCGGTCCTGGCCATCGGCGGCCAGGAATACAAGCCCGAGGAATACCTCTACGGCCAGCACCCCCGGGTGCTCACCGCCCTGGAGATGGACGCCCTGCTTCGGGAAAAACCGGCAGACCTCAAGGCCGCGGGCCCGGTGGCCTTCATCCAGTGCGTGGGCTCCCGGGAGCCGGGCCGCATGTACTGCAGCCGCACCTGCTGCACCCACTCGGTGGAAAACGCCATCCGCCTCAAGGAGCTGGACCCGGACAAACCCGTCTATATCCTCTACCGGGATCTGCGCACCTACGGCCTGAGAGAGACCCTCTACACCAAGGCCCGGGAGCTGGGGGTGATCTTCATCCAATACACCCTGGAAAACAAGCCAAAAGTCAGCGAGGCCGACGGCCGGCTGCAGGTGACGGTGACCGACCCCATCTTAGGCCTGCCGGTCAGGCTCTCCCCGGATTACCTGGTGCTGGCCAGCGGGATCAGGCCCAACGACACCCACGGCCTGGTGGAACTCTTCAAGCTGAGCGTCAACGAAGACGGCTTCCTCAACGAAGCCCACCCTAAACTCCGGCCGGTGGACTCCACCGTGGACGGGGTGTTTTTGGCCGGCCTCTGCCACCACCCCAAACCCCTGGAGGAAGCCGTCAGCCAGGCCAAGGCGGCGGTGACCCGGGCCGGCATCATCCTGGCCAAAAGCGCCATGGAACTGGACGCCATCAAAAGCGAAGTCACCAGCCATTGCGACGGGTGCGGCCTGTGCGTGGACGTCTGCCCGTATCTGGCCCTGAAACTGGAAGACTACCAAGGCGAAGACGGCCGCCGCCACCGCCGGGTGGTGAGCGACAAAGCCCTCTGCAAAGGCTGCGGCCTGTGCGAAGCCACCTGCCCCAAAGAGGGCATCACCGTCCACGGCTTCACCCTGCCCCAACTCGAAGCCCAAGTGGACGCCGTGTTGGAGGTGTTGTAG
- the gltA gene encoding NADPH-dependent glutamate synthase has product MSEEVKAPKKEKIPRQKMPEQDPQVRRHNFNEVPYGYTPELAMKEAERCIQCKDPRCKQGCPVEIDIPGFIKFIKEGDFEAAIRKLWEKNSLPAVCGRVCPQEIQCEGLCVVGKKDEPVAIGNLERFAADYQRLHGRDILPPKAPPTGKKVAVVGSGPAGLTVAGDLILKGHEVTIFEALHAPGGVLIYGIPEFRLPKEIVAHECRYLERLGVKIEVNSVIGRSETVDELLERFDAVFLGVGAGLPMFLNIPGEHYIGVYSANEYLTRSNLMRAYDFPNYDTPLVRGKKVATFGGGNVAMDAARTALRMGAEHSYIIYRRSHAELPARAAEIHHAEEEGVEFLFLTNPVRFLGNEDGYLTGVECLKMELGEPDASGRRRPIPIPGSEFTVEIDTAVIAIGSGANPLLTKSTPGLALNKWGYIIADPKTGKTMKPRVWAGGDIVTGAATVILAMGAGRLASNSIHDFLTYGW; this is encoded by the coding sequence ATGTCTGAAGAAGTCAAGGCTCCGAAAAAAGAAAAGATCCCCCGGCAGAAGATGCCGGAGCAGGACCCCCAGGTCCGGCGCCACAATTTCAATGAGGTGCCCTACGGTTATACCCCCGAGCTGGCCATGAAGGAGGCGGAGCGCTGCATCCAGTGCAAGGACCCCCGCTGCAAACAGGGCTGCCCGGTGGAAATCGACATCCCCGGCTTCATCAAGTTCATCAAGGAAGGGGATTTCGAGGCGGCCATCCGCAAGCTCTGGGAGAAGAACTCCCTGCCCGCGGTGTGCGGCCGGGTCTGCCCCCAGGAGATCCAGTGCGAGGGCCTGTGCGTGGTGGGGAAGAAGGACGAGCCGGTGGCCATCGGCAACCTGGAGCGCTTCGCCGCCGATTACCAGCGCCTGCACGGCCGGGACATCCTGCCCCCCAAGGCCCCACCCACCGGCAAGAAGGTGGCGGTGGTGGGCTCCGGGCCGGCGGGCTTGACCGTGGCCGGCGACCTCATCCTCAAGGGCCACGAGGTCACCATCTTTGAGGCCCTGCATGCTCCGGGCGGCGTGCTCATCTACGGCATCCCGGAGTTCCGTCTTCCCAAGGAGATCGTGGCCCACGAATGCCGGTACCTCGAGCGCCTGGGCGTCAAGATCGAGGTGAACTCGGTCATCGGCCGCTCCGAGACGGTGGATGAGCTGCTGGAGCGCTTCGACGCCGTCTTTCTGGGGGTGGGCGCGGGCCTGCCCATGTTCCTCAACATCCCCGGGGAGCATTACATCGGGGTCTATTCCGCCAACGAATACCTCACCCGCTCCAACCTGATGCGGGCCTACGACTTCCCCAACTACGACACGCCCTTGGTGCGGGGCAAGAAGGTGGCCACCTTCGGCGGCGGCAACGTGGCCATGGACGCGGCCCGCACCGCCTTGCGCATGGGCGCCGAACACTCCTACATCATCTACCGGCGCTCCCATGCCGAGCTGCCGGCCCGGGCGGCGGAAATCCACCACGCCGAGGAGGAGGGGGTGGAATTCCTCTTCCTCACCAACCCGGTGCGCTTCCTGGGTAATGAGGACGGCTACCTCACCGGGGTGGAGTGCCTGAAGATGGAGCTGGGCGAACCTGACGCCTCCGGGCGGCGGCGTCCCATTCCTATCCCGGGCTCGGAGTTCACCGTGGAGATCGACACCGCGGTCATCGCCATCGGCTCCGGGGCCAATCCTTTGCTCACCAAATCCACCCCGGGCCTGGCGCTCAACAAATGGGGCTACATCATCGCCGACCCCAAGACCGGCAAGACCATGAAGCCCCGGGTGTGGGCCGGCGGCGACATCGTCACCGGGGCAGCCACGGTCATTCTGGCCATGGGCGCCGGCCGCCTGGCCAGCAACTCCATCCATGACTTCCTGACCTACGGCTGGTAA
- a CDS encoding sulfide/dihydroorotate dehydrogenase-like FAD/NAD-binding protein gives MFEIVEREEMAQGTIISNWVRAPKIAQKAKPGQFVILRANETGERIPLTMADTDPERGLINIIYAVVGKSTALFKTLKVGDSYLDVIGPLGQPTHLENVGKVVCVGGGTGIAVLHPITRGLKQLGNHVIAIIGARTKDLLILEDKMKAASHELHICTDDGSYGHKGFVTDVLKKVLTENKDIGLAVCIGPVPMMKFCSQMTKEFGVKTLVSLNPIMLDGTGMCGCCRVQVGGKMQFACVDGPEFDGHQVDFDELTLRLRSYLPEEKLAYDRFKASLGQGCSCKS, from the coding sequence ATGTTTGAAATTGTGGAACGCGAGGAGATGGCCCAGGGGACCATCATCAGCAACTGGGTCAGGGCCCCCAAGATCGCCCAAAAGGCGAAGCCGGGCCAGTTTGTCATCCTGCGGGCCAACGAGACGGGGGAGCGCATTCCCCTGACCATGGCCGACACCGACCCGGAGCGGGGTCTCATCAACATCATCTACGCCGTGGTGGGCAAAAGCACCGCGCTGTTCAAGACCCTGAAGGTGGGGGACTCGTATCTCGACGTCATCGGCCCCTTGGGGCAGCCCACCCACCTGGAGAATGTGGGCAAGGTGGTGTGCGTCGGCGGCGGCACCGGCATCGCGGTGCTGCATCCCATCACCCGGGGGCTGAAGCAGCTGGGCAACCACGTCATCGCCATCATCGGCGCCCGCACCAAGGACCTGCTCATCCTGGAAGACAAGATGAAGGCCGCCTCCCACGAGCTCCACATCTGCACCGATGACGGCTCCTACGGTCACAAGGGCTTTGTCACCGACGTGCTCAAGAAGGTCCTCACCGAGAACAAGGACATCGGCCTGGCGGTGTGCATCGGCCCGGTGCCCATGATGAAGTTCTGCAGCCAGATGACCAAGGAGTTCGGGGTCAAGACCCTGGTGAGCCTCAACCCCATCATGCTGGACGGCACCGGCATGTGCGGCTGCTGCCGGGTGCAGGTGGGCGGCAAGATGCAGTTCGCCTGCGTGGACGGCCCCGAATTCGACGGCCACCAGGTGGACTTCGACGAGCTCACCTTGCGGCTGCGCTCCTATCTGCCGGAAGAGAAGCTGGCCTACGACCGCTTTAAAGCCAGCCTGGGACAGGGCTGCTCCTGCAAGAGCTGA
- a CDS encoding hydrogenase iron-sulfur subunit, with the protein METFEPVVLGFLCNWCAYAGADLAGVSRLQYPPNLRVIRVNCSGMVHPELVVKALSRGVDGVLVMGUHLGDCHYLDGNHKALSRFEATRLVLETLNIDPERYALEWVSSAEAPRFAQVVTQFVEKIRALGPNPLRPQRAELAEAAG; encoded by the coding sequence ATGGAGACTTTTGAACCGGTGGTGTTGGGTTTTTTGTGCAATTGGTGTGCGTATGCGGGAGCGGATTTGGCGGGGGTGTCCCGTTTGCAGTATCCGCCCAATCTGCGGGTGATCCGGGTGAATTGTTCCGGCATGGTGCATCCGGAGCTGGTGGTAAAGGCGCTGAGTCGGGGAGTGGATGGGGTGTTGGTGATGGGGTGACATCTGGGTGATTGTCATTACCTGGATGGTAATCACAAAGCCCTGTCCCGTTTTGAAGCCACCCGGCTGGTGTTGGAGACTCTGAACATTGATCCGGAGCGCTATGCTTTGGAGTGGGTGTCCTCTGCCGAAGCCCCCCGGTTTGCCCAGGTGGTGACGCAGTTTGTGGAAAAGATCCGGGCGTTGGGGCCCAATCCGCTTAGGCCGCAGAGGGCGGAGCTGGCGGAAGCCGCCGGCTGA